The nucleotide window GTGACAATCCGGTCGTAGCCGGTCGCCTTGAGGAACTCCTCGGCACGCTGGGTGACGTCGTGGTCGATGTCCATCGTGACGACGCGGCCCCGCTCGCCCACCATCTCGGCGAGGTAGGCCGCGTTCACCCCGCCGGAGCCGATCTCCAGGACGCTCATCCCCGGCTGGATGTCCGCCTGCTCGATCTGCATGGCCTGGATACGCGGGGCGGACACCGAGCTGATGTTCACGCCCGTCGCATCCGTCTTCGTGACCGGGGCGAACTCGGCCTCGTAGGTCTTGGCCATGTCCACTTCGGGGGTGGCCAGGTGCCGGGGAACCGAACGGAACGCGGCCACGACGCGGCCACTGCGCGCGGCCCCCAGTTCGATCAGCCGCTCCACCATGGCATCACGCATCTGCTGTTCGGATGCGGGGGCGTTGTGCTTCTCGGACGTCGGGGCGGGAGTGTCATTCACAAGCATTCTCCTTCTCGGCACTACGTCGTCTTCTTGAACTGGGCCAGCCTGTCTGCGGTGTGGTCGGCCAGGTCAGCGGCGAGTGCGCGCACGTCAAGGGGAAGGCCCTCGTCCTTACTGGCATTGATTCCGGCGCCGACGGCGCCGATCAGGTCGAACAACGTGTCGTCGTCTGGTTCCTCGGTTGCCAAGGCGGCTCTCTCTTCTCGTGGTGCGAGCGGGGCTTGAAGCCCCGCCCAAGAAGCGGCCGTTCTCCTACGCGACGTGGGAGGGCGGTCTGTCGAATGGCACTTTGGTGGGCCACTGGCCGAGGGGAAGGGGCTGTGCGGGAGCCGGGGCGTTCCGCTGGCGGACGGCGCGCTCGCTCATCGTCCAGTGGAGCTGTTCGAGCCTGAAGACGCATCGCTGGCAGGCACAGAGAGGAAGCACCGTGCCCGCCACCGCGATCTCGCCGACCTCGGCCACGGGGACATTCGTCTGCTCGCACCTGAAGCAGCTGCCGCTCTGCCAATCGAAGCGGCCCCACAACTCGCTGGGCCTCATTCCCATGGCGGGTCACCTTCCGGAATGTGAGGCATCGGGCTTCCGCCGACGAGGGTGAGGAAGGGGACAGGGCGAACGTGCCATACGAAGGAGTACGGCTTCGCCACGAGGGGCAGCGCGAATTCCCCGCCCTCCGCGAGGGCCCGGACGGCGTCGCGCCACCCCTGGTGGCTCCTGGCCATAAGGGGATCGACGAAGTCCTCGTCCACGGCTGAGGCGATGACGCGCAGGGTGATGCGAGCCCACCGAACGGCCGACTCGGGAGTGCGCTGGGAAGCAGACCTGATGAGGCGTCCGTCAGCATGGCGCCACTCGCACCAGAAGCCCGGTTGGGGCGCGCACACAGCCCGTGTCGGTGCGGACGCGCTGTGAAGCAGCAGGGGATGGTCAGGGCGCATGGCCGCTGCCCTCCGCGTAGACCCACAGCAGCCGGCGGGTAAGACTGGCGACATCACGCATGTAGAAGAAGGCGCTGAAGGCCGGCGTCTCCTTCGTAGGGCGCTCGGAGAGCTCCAGCAGCCTGTACGCCCGTCTGCACAGGTCCCTGACGGCGGGATCGTCGTCAGCGCCCGGCCTCCTGCTGAGAAGCAGGTTCAACTCACCGATGAGGGTTGCCGTCTTGGTGTCGATGTCCTCGCGGGTTGATGCGCCCAACTGCATGACGAGGGCGAACTCCGTGCTGTCCTCGATCTGCTGGACATCGATCGGGTCCTCGCAGGACTCGGCCTTCGACGCTTCGTCTCTTCTCATCATGGTCGTCACGGCGTTTCCCTCGCTGGCTGACGGCGGTTTCACCGGATGGGAGTCCAGCGTTCCGTGCGAAGGGCGTGCGGACCACGGCATTCGTGGGTCAGTGTGGGGACATCTCTGGGACATGGGACAGGCGCCATGATTGAGAACAGCAAGAGCCGGGGAAGGGGGGCCACATGAGCCTTGCCGAGAGGCGCAGAGCTCTGGGGTTAACCCAGGAGGGATTCGCTTTCGCGGTTGGCGTCGATCGGCGCACCGTAGGCCGATGGGAGCGGGGCGAATCGAAGCCCCAGCCTCCCCAGCGGCCCAAGGTCGCTGAGGTGCTACAGATGGACCTCGACGAACTCGACGCCATGTGGGCCTCGGCTGAAGTCCTGCCCATGCCGACGGGGTTGGCGTCGAGCGCCCACGATGGTCCAGAGGACACAGACGAGATGATCCGACGCGAGTTTCTGCGCCTGCTGGCGGTCTCGGGGGCGCTCGCCGCCGTGCCGATAGATGAGGCGGACACCCTGGCGGAAGGCGAGCTGCGGGGCGACCTCGACGCCTTCGAGCGCATGAACGGCCACTTGTGGCAGGTGTACCAGCTCTCCCGTGCCAAGCACTCGGTGCACCCCGTAGTGCGGTCTCAGCTCGAAGCCCTCAACGACGCGCTTTGGGGAGGGAACAGCCAGGCCAGCACGCTGTGCTTCGCTGCCGGGGACCTGTTCCAACTCGCGGGGGAGCTGGCCTTCGACGCCAACCGCTACGGTGACGCCACCGCCTCGTACTCACTGGCCGCCAGCGCGAGCAGGGAGGCCGGCGCGTTCGATCTGTGGGCGTGTGCCCTTATCCGAAGCGCCTACGTGGACCTCTCGGAGAAGCGCTACAAGCGAGCGGCGGAAACCCTCGGCGCAGCACGTCGCATCGCCCTTCGCGGCGACGGCAACCTGTCAACGAGGCACTGGGCCGCAGCCGTCCAGGCCGAGGCGTACGCATGGCTCGGCGACTTCGACGCCTGCGAGGAGGCGCTCGACGAGGCGGAGAAGGTGTCCGACCTGGGCGGTGAAGTCTCCAACGGCGGATGGTTGCGCTTTGACGGCTCCCGTCTGGCAGAGGAGCGCGGGGCCCGGTATTTGCAGCTCAATCGGCTCGGCCTCGCCGAGGACGCCCTCAAGGACGCGCTTCGACAAAAGCCCCTCGCTCCCGGTCATTCGTTCCGGCGCCGAGGCTCCGTGCTCGTCGACCTGGCCGCTATCGGCGCAAAGCGGAGGGACTCGGAACAGGTGGTGCAGTACGGGGTCGAGGCCCTGCGTCTGGCGCGGGCCTCCGGGTCCGGCTACGTCGCCCGTAGACTCCAAGCTCTGACCGCCGAGCTTGGCAACTTCGGGCGCGATCGGCGCATTGCCGAGTTGAGGGCCGAGATCGGCACCCTGACGGCGTGACGAGAGGGGATGGCATGGCCAACGAGGGCGCACGGGTCTTCCGTGAGGCGTGGACCGCAGGGGTGCGGAAGCACTTCCCCGGTGAGCCGAAGCCGAGCTACGTGACCCCGTGGGAGGAGACGCCCGAGTGGGAACGTGAGGCCGCGGGCGCTGTGTACGAGCAGGTGCGCCACTTTCTCGACCTCAGCGGCGGCCACGCCTCCCGCCTGTCACGCGAGCAGAAGAGCCGCTTCGTGGCAACGTGCTGGACAGCCCAGATGTACAAGCACTTCGAGGACCCGAAGCCTGGATACGTGGCCGACTGGCCCGACCTGCCGGACTGGCAGAAGGAGACCGACTCGGACATCTTCGAGGCCGTCGAGAGCAGCCTGAAGTAGAACGTCAGACGGCCCTGTCCAAGCTGCGCGTGGACGGGGCCCTCGCATGTCGTCAGACGGCCGGGGAGGGTGCCGACGCAGCAGTTCGCCGGGGGCAGACAGGAAAGACCCCCTGAAGGGCTGGTGCCCGGCGGCAAGCCATGTCAACGTACAACGCTGCTGGACACCACCCCCGAGCCTACGGAAGCGCCCCTGCACCCGCACCACCCCAGCGATCCCTCCCCTCTTGACTCGCCGGACCCGGTGTACTGGGTCACCCCGCGCCATTTGGCTGGCGATGACGGTGCGCTCGCCGAGCGGATCGGCGACACCTTGGCCGGCCTCGGCTGGCGCATGTGGCCCACGGCCCGCAACACCCTGCTGTACGTGAGTTCGGACGGGCTGTGCGGCGCCGAGTGGATTCTCGCGGCCCACCCGTTCGAGCTGGGCAGGCTGCCGGTTGCCTGGCAGTTGAGCGCCCGCTCGCATGCCACGTCCGTGATGACGGCGTGGAACGCGTACTTCACCACCGGCATTCCGTACGAGGGCTAGCCGACCTCCTCGCGGCGATCGACACCCGCGAAACGCCCGAGGTCGGCCTCACCGGGCCCGAGACCGTTCTCAACGCGCTCTGTGCCCGCGGCTGGATCCGCGACCTGGACCGCCCCCGCACCACCGCCACGGATCCCGGGTTCTCCTGCAACGTCTCCCTGGAGATGCTGCCGCCGCTCATCGAGGACGCCGACCCACGTCCTGACCTGGTGGGCTGGCAGGCGTGGGCGGACCCCGTTCCCGGCGCCCCGTACCTGTGGTGCGCCAGCTTCAGCGCCAGCGTCCCCCACGACCTGGTCGCCGCGTTCGCCTCCTCGCTCGCCTCCCCGGTGCCGGTGCTCCGCCGTACCGTGCCCAAGAGCGCCGAGGGCAGGCTTACCGTCGTCCGCCACAGCTGACGGCTCCTGCCCGAGCAGAGGCAAGCCGCTGGCGGGCGCAGCAGCATCGTCAAGCAGACGGCCGTCGGCACCGGGACGGTGATCGTCGCGGGGTGAATCGGCAGCCGCTTCAGTCCTGCCGCAACGGCGGCCCCTGGGTGGGCCGCCGTTGGTGTGCGTACGGTCAGTTGTCTTCGTGCTCGGCGCGGTATTCGAGGCCGGTTCGTGCGGCGACGATCTTGACCAGGCGCTCGTACTCCGAGTAGTCCTCATCGGTCATGGTGGCGTAGATGTTGCTGCACAGGGAGCCGTCGGGGAGTTGGTCGACGTACTTCGTGAACAGGTCGACGAGGGCCTTCTGCATCTCGTAGGTTTCACGCGCCCACTCTTACTCAAGCTGTCGCTGCGCGTGCGCGGCGGTGACCTCTGCCGGGGTAGCGGTGCAGATCAGGTCGTGCTCGGCCGTGGTGAAGGCGGTTCCATTGCGGCGATACAGGAGCGACCGGTCATCGCGGGGGGTGCTGTCCACTTTGGTGAGGAGGACGACGACGTTGGCGCGAACAGGGGGCTGGGGCATGGGCGGTTCCTTGTGCGGTGTTGTTGTGATCGGTGGCGGTGATGGTGGCGGCCGGGCGTAGGGGTGTTCAGCGCCGCCGGGTCTGGGGTTCCTGCGAGCGCGGAGCAGTGGGGTGGTCGGCGTTGGCCGCCTGGGCTCGTGGGCCGGGTGCGTGGCGTTCGCCGAGGCGGCGGATGCGCCAGGTCAGTGCGCGGGCGGGGCTGTGGGCGTCGTCCAGCGTGCGCTGGCTGAGGGCCCGGTCGAGGATCGCGGTCGCGTTGTGTCCGGCTGCTTCCGCCTGGGCGAGCACGGTGGCCAGGGCGTCCCAGGCGGAGTCGGCCAGGATGCGGTCGGCGTGTTCGGGGACCGCCTGCTGGAGCTGGTGGGCGTAGCGGCGCTGGATCTGAGGGCTGGGTGCCCTGCTGGCGAGGCCGGCCAGGACTGGTCCGGCGATCTGCGCGTACGCGGCCTGCAGGTGGATGAGGGTCTGCTCGGCTGCCGCCTG belongs to Streptomyces graminofaciens and includes:
- a CDS encoding helix-turn-helix transcriptional regulator; protein product: MSLAERRRALGLTQEGFAFAVGVDRRTVGRWERGESKPQPPQRPKVAEVLQMDLDELDAMWASAEVLPMPTGLASSAHDGPEDTDEMIRREFLRLLAVSGALAAVPIDEADTLAEGELRGDLDAFERMNGHLWQVYQLSRAKHSVHPVVRSQLEALNDALWGGNSQASTLCFAAGDLFQLAGELAFDANRYGDATASYSLAASASREAGAFDLWACALIRSAYVDLSEKRYKRAAETLGAARRIALRGDGNLSTRHWAAAVQAEAYAWLGDFDACEEALDEAEKVSDLGGEVSNGGWLRFDGSRLAEERGARYLQLNRLGLAEDALKDALRQKPLAPGHSFRRRGSVLVDLAAIGAKRRDSEQVVQYGVEALRLARASGSGYVARRLQALTAELGNFGRDRRIAELRAEIGTLTA